The Pseudomonas sp. HOU2 DNA window GTCAGGCAGCAACCGAGGCGATGGTCGAGGTCGGTGACTTCCAGGTTGAGGTCGAACTTGGTCGCCCGCGCATCGTTGGCCAGGTACTCGACGGTCATCCCGGCGAGCATGCGGCTCTGCTGGAATTCCCAGCGCTGCACGTTGCACATCACTTGGAACAGCGGGTTGTACGCCGCGCTGCGTGGTGGTTGCAGCGCTTCGACCAGATGATCGAACGGCAGGTCCTGATGAGACTGGCCTTCGATCACCGTGTGGCGCACCTGCTCGAACAACTCGCCGACCGACATCTGGCCGTCGAGCTGGCAACGCAGCACCTGAGTGTTGAGGAATGCGCCGATCAGCCCTTCGCTTTCCGGACGAATACGGTTGGCCACCGGTGCGCCGATGCGCAGGTCGGTCTGGCCGCTGTAGCGGTAGAGCAAGGTGGCGAGCGCGGCAGTCATGGTCATGAACAGGGTCAGACCGTTTTGCGCATTGAACGCACGGACGCGAGCGGCGAGATCGTCGCTCAGATCGAAACGGAACAGTTCGCCCTGATGACTTTGCACCGGCGGACGCGGACGGTCGCCGGGCAGTTCCAGCAACGGATGTTCGCGACCGAGTTGCGCGGTCCAGTAGTCGAGCTGGCGCTGACGTTCACCAGACTCCAGCCACTGCCGTTGCCAGACGCTGTAGTCGAGGTACTGCACCGGCAATGCTTCCAGCGGCGAATCGCGGTCATCGACGAACGCTTCGTACAGCGCGCTGAGCTCGCGGGCAAAGATGTCCATCGCCCAGCCTTCGGTGACAATGTGGTGCAGGGTCAGCACGAAGTAGTGTTCGTGCTCGGCGGTCTTCACCAGACAGGCGCGCAGCAGCGGGCCGCTTTCCAGATCGAACGGCAGATGCGCTTCGTCATCGGCGAATTGCTGGACGTTCTGTTCACGCTGGTCAGCCGGCAGTTTCGAGAAATCTTTCCAGCCCATGCGCACGCCAGTCTCGGCATGCACCTGCTGACGGGCCACGCCATCGACGCTTGGGAACGTGGTGCGCAGGGTTTCGTGGCGCAGGATCAACGCCTGCAAGGCCGCCTCGAAATGCTCGACGTGCAACACGCCGCGCAGGCGCGCCATGCCACCGACGTTGTACGCCGGGCTGTCCGGTTCCATCTGCCAGAGGAACCACATGCGCTGTTGCGAATAGGACAGCGGCACCGCCTGGCGGCGGTCGACTTTGGCAATCGGCGGCTGTTGGTTGGTCTGGCCACTGGCCTGGATCAGGCGGATCTGTTCGGCGAAGTCACCGAGCTCGCTGTGCTCGAACAAGGCGCGCAACGGCAGCTCGACGTCACAGGCCTGACGGCTGCGGGAGATGATTTGCGTCGCCAGCAGCGAGTGCCCGCCGAGGGCGAAGAAGTCGTCGCGCAGACCGATCCGTGGCAGACCCAGCACTTCACGCCAGATCGCGGCGATCTGTTGTTCCAGCTCGGTGGCCGGTTCGACGTGCTCACGCACTTGCCACTGCGGCTCAGGCAAGGCACGACGGTCGAGTTTGCCGCTTGGGCTGAGGGGCATTGCGTCCAGGCGCATCAGTTGCGCCGGGACCATGTACTCCGGCAGCTCGGCGGCCAGTGCGGTTTTCAGGCGGGCGATCTGCGCGTCCTGATCTTCGCTCGCATCGACAGCGCTGAAGTAGCCGATCAGTTGCGCGCCGGCTGCGGTTTCCCGTACCAGCACCACGGCCTGGGCGACGCCATTTTGAGCCAGCAGGCGCGCTTCGATTTCTTCCGGTTCAACGCGGAAACCACGCAGTTTGACCTGCTGATCGAGACGTCCGAGGTATTCGATCACGCCGTCAGCGGTCCAGCGTGCACGGTCACCGGTGCGGTACAAACGTGCGCCCTGCTCGCCCAACGGGTCGACTACAAAGCGCTCGGCCGTCAGCGCCGGGCGACCGAGGTAACCCCGGGCCAGACCGATGCCACTGATGCACAGTTCACCCGGCACACCGGCCGGCACGGGATTGAGATCGGCGTCGAGCACGCGGCAAACCACATTGCCCAGCGGCCGACCAATCGGCGAGCGCTCACCATCGGCGCTGGTGCAGTGCCAATGGGTGACGTTGATCGCGGTTTCGGTCGGGCCGTAACGGTTGTGCAGTTGCACCGCCGGCAGTTGCGCCAGGACGCGGTTGCGCAGCTCCGCCGGCAGCGCTTCACCGCCGGAGAACACTCGGCGCAGGCTGGTGCATTCGGCGCTCAGCGGCTCGTCGATGAACAGCGCGAGCAGCGGCGGCACAAAGTGCAGCGTGGTCACACCGTATTCCTGCACCAGTTGCGCGATGCGATGCGGATCACGGTGTTCGCCGGGGCCGGCAATCAGCAGACGCGCGCCAGTGATCAGCGGCCAGAAGCATTCCCACACCGATACGTCGAAACTGATCGGCGCCTTTTGCATCAGCACGTCGGTTTCGTTCAGGCGATAGCTGTTCTGCATCCATTGCAGACGTTCGGCCAACGCGGCGTGGGTGTTGCCGACGCCTTTCGGTTGCCCGGTGGAGCCGGAGGTGTAAATCACGTAGGCGAGATTGTCGCCGTGCAGGTGCAGACCCGGTGCCTGGCTCGGCCAGTTTTCCAGGTGCAACGCGTCCATGGCGATCACGCTGACGCCGGCGCTGGCCGGTAAGCGATCGAGCAATGCGGTCTGGGTCAGTAGCAGTTCGACGCCGCTGTCGCTGAGCATGTAAGCCAAGCGCTCGGCCGGATAATCCGGATCCAGCGGCACATAAGCGCCACCGGCCTTGATGATCGCCAGCAGGCCGATCAGCAGTTGCGGCGAACGCTCGGCGGCAATCGCCACGCACACGTCCGGGCCGACGCCTTTATCGCGCAGATAGTGCGCGAGGCGATTGGCCTGGGCGTGTAATTCGGCGAAGTCGAGATTGCCACCGTCCCACAACAGCGCAGTGCGTTCCGGAGTTTGCCGCGCCTGTTCGTTAAGCAGTTCTGGCAGCCATTGTTGCGCCGGGGTGCACGGGGCGACACTCCATGCCTGTTGCTGCTCGTGCTCACACGGAGTGAGCAATGGCAGGTCGCCGATTGCCTGTTGCGGTTGCTCGCAGACGGCGCGCAGCAGGTTGCTGAAGTGTTCGGCCAGACGCTCGATGGTCGCCGCCTCGAACAGTTCATCGGCGTAGTCGAAGGACAGGGTCAGGCGCCCGTTACGATCTTCTTCACTGTGCAGTTGCAGGTCGAACTTGGCCTCGCGGCTGTGCCACGGCAACTCTTCGGCGAGCAGGCCCGGCAGGCGTTTGAGCCCACTCAAGTCGCGTTGCTGGTGGTTGAACATGACCTGGAACAGACCTTGTTCGCGAGCCTGCGGGAACGCTTCGAGCAGTTGTTCGAACGGCAGATCCTGATGGGCCTGAGCACCCAGTGCAGTCTCGCGGGTTTGTGCCAGCAACTCGATAAACGACAGCCGCGAATCAACCTCGGCACGCAGCACCTGGGTGTTGATGAAGAAGCCGATCAGGCCCTGGGTTTCCAGGCGCGGACGGTTGGCGTTGGGGATGCCGATGCGGATATCGCGCTGACCGCTGTAGCGGTGCAGCAGGCTTTGGAAAGCCGAAAGCAACAGCATGAATGGTGTCGATTGATGTGCCTGCGCAGTCTGCTTGATCGCATCACTGAGGCTGACGCCGAGGCGTACGCTGTGGCGCGCGGCGCTGTGCAATTGCTTGGCCGAACGCGGGTGGTCGGTGGCCAGTTCCAGCACCGGATGTTCGTCGCCCAGTCGGGCTTTCCAGTACGCCAGTTGCCGCTCGCCCTCACCTTGTGCCAGCCATTGGCGCTGCCAGCTGCCGTAGTCGGCGTATTGGGTCGGCAGTGGCGCGAGTTCCGCACGCTGGCCTTGGGATGCCGCAGCGTACAGGCGCGAGAATTCGTCGATCAGCACGTTCAGCGACCAGCCGTCGGCGATGATGTGATGCAGCGTCACCAGCAGCTGATGATCTTCGTCGTCGAGACGCACCAGCGTCACCCACAGCAGCGGGCCTTTTTCCAGGTCGAATTGAGTGCGCGCCTCGTCTTCGCGGATCTGTTGCGCGCGGGCTTCACGCTCGTGCGCCGGCAGGTCGCTGATGTCGATCAGTTGCAGATTGAATTGAGGTGCGGCGTCGACTTGTTGCAGCGCCACACCGTCGCGCTCGAAAAAGCGCGTGCGCAGCGATTCGTGGCGCTCGATCAGTTGCTGGAAGCTGGCGCGCAACGCCTCTTCGTCCAGCTCGCCGCGCAGACGCAGGGCGCCGGGAATGTTGTAGGCGCTGCTGTGCGGGTCGAGTTGCCAGGTGATCCACAGCCGGTTTTGCGCCAGCGATTGCGGCAGTGCTTGCGTGCGCGACAACGCAGTGATTGCGCCTTGGGCGCTGCCGCCGTCCTGTTGCTGCTGTGCCACGGCTGCGGCGAAGGCGGACAGGGTCGGGGCTTCGAACAACAGACGCAGGTTCAGCTCAAGACCCAGTTCTTCGCGTACCTTGGCGATCACCTGAGTTGCCGCAATCGAGTTGCCGCCGAGCAGGAAGAAATGATCGTCGGCGTTGACTTGTCTGACGCTCAGTTGCTCGGCCCAGATCTTGCCGATCAGCGTTTCCAGCTCGGAAGCCGCCAGGGTCGATTCGGTACCTTGCAGCTCGGCGGACGGGAACACCGCGTAGCTGTCGAGGCTGCCATCAGCCAGACGATTGCGGCACGCCGAGCGTTGCAGTTTGCCGCTGGAGGTCTTCGGCAACGCGCCCGGATTGAGCAGCACCACCACGCTCGGTGCCTCTTGGTACGCTTCGGCGACCGCTTGGCGAATGGCTTTGATCAACGCTTCGGGTGGCAGGATTTTCTGCACGCTGCGGCTGATTTCCGCGGCGATGCCGATGCCCTCTTCACCGTCCTGATTGACCGCGAATGCCGCGACACGCCCCTTGCGTACCACCTCCACTTCGTTCTCGACCGTCTTTTCGATGTCCTGCGGATAGAGGTTGTGGCCGCGCACGATGAGCAGGTCTTTCAGGCGCCCGGTGATGAACAGTTCACCGTCGCGGATAAAACCCAGGTCGCCGGTGCGTAACCAGGTGCGACCGGCGTGCTGGACGAAGGTCTTGGCGCTGGCCTCGGGGTTGCGCCAGTAGCCGTGGGCGATGCTCGGGCCGGCGGCCCAGACTTCGCCGACCGCATTGTCATTGAGTTCTTGCAGGCTGTTCGGCTCGACGATCAGCACCGCATGCTCCGGCTGGCTGATGCCGCAACTCATGATCGGGCTGCCGTCGCCCGGCTCGGCGCGGTTTTGCGCCAGCGCCTGATCATCGACGCGCAGCGCAGGAATGCCCGTGCCACGCGGTGTGCCGGCGACGAACAGGGTCGCCTCGGCCAGGCCATAGGAGGCCATGAAGTTGTCTTCGCTGAAGCCGCACGGGGTGAACTTCTCGGCGAAGCGCTCGAGGGTATCGAGACGGATCGGTTCGGAGCCGGAATAGGCCACGCGCCAGCGGCTCAGGTCGAGGCGCTCCAGCGCCGATTCGCTGACCCGCTCGCTGCACAAGCGGTAGGCGAAATCCGGCCCGCCGCTGATGGTGCCGCCGTATTGGCTGATCGCTTCAAGCCAGCGCAACGGGCGACCGAGGAAGTACGCCGGCGACATCAGGATGCACGGCACGCCGCTGAAAATCGGCTGCAGCAATCCGCCGATCAGGCCCATGTCGTGGTACAGCGGCAGCCAGCTGACGATCACGTCGTCGGGGTTCACGTCGATGCCGAAACCGTGGCGGATCAGCAGCTCGTTGGCCACCAGATTGCCGTGGCTGACCTGCACGCCTTTGGGCAGCGCGGTGGAGCCGGAAGTGTATTGCAGGAAAGCGATGTGGTCTTGCGGCAAAGTCGGTTCGACCCAGCGCTCGGCCAGGGTGTTGTCGAGGGTATCGACGCACAGCAACGGTGGCGCGCCGTCGATTTGCTGCAAGGCATCGCGCAGGTCGGCGCTGGTCAGCAGCAGACGCGGTTCGGCATCGGCAATGATCGACAGCAGGCGCTCCTGATGATGACGCCGGGCGGACTCCGGCGGATAGGCCGGCACCGCAATCACCCCGGCATACAGGCAACCGAAGAACGCCGCGACGTAATCCGGACCGCTGGGAAACAGCAGCACCGCGCGATCACCGAACTCAGCCTGGGCCTGCAATGCGCCAGCAATGGTGCGCGCGCGTTGATCCAGTTCGCGGTAACTGAGCACCACGCCCTGCTCCTCGGTTTCGGCGAGAAAGCGCAGGGCCAGGCGATCCGGCGTCTGTGCCGCACGGCGCTGGAGGGCTTGGACCAGAGTGCTGGGGAGTTCGAACGCGTCGGTCATGAGGTTTCCTGCCTGAATTCGGCTTGCTAGTGGAATCGGGTTGCTGCGTCACGCCGGTCGAGGGCGTGCAGGGCGCGGTCTGTGCCGACCGCGCAAGGCTGCGGAATGCTGTCTGGCCGGGGCTCGATACCCGGAACCATTCACCAATGAGAACGGATGACGTCTTGAAATAATTAGTCGACAGGCTGGATCGCCAACGGGGCTGGGGTGTGGCGGTGTGTCGCAGTTCTCGATTCGCACCTTTACAGAGCATTAGTTCTCTTTCTCAATTGACAATCATTATCATTCAACATAATTTGTCGCTCGATGTGTAGGACGGCCTCGTCCCCCGGCGTCCCACTAACCTATTGGCAGCAAGGTGATTTCCATGACGGAACAAGTATCCACAAGCAGGTGCGATTCACCGCTACTTCAGGCTTTTGTCGACAATCGACTGATTCTGGTGAAGATTGCAGCGCGCATTACCGGCTGCCGTTCGCGCGCCGAAGACGTGGTTCAAGATGCGTTCTTCCGCTTGCAGTCGGCCCCGCCGATCACTTCGTCGATCAAGGCGCAATTGAGTTACCTGTTCCAGATCGTGCGCAACCTCGCCATCGATCACTACCGCAAACAGGCGCTGGAGCAGAAATACGCAGGCCCGGAAGAGGAAGGGTTGAATGTGGTCATTCAGGGCGCTTCGCCGGAAACTTCGCACATCAATTTCTCGACGCTGGAACATATCGCCGACGCACTGACCGAACTGCCCAGCCGCACTCGCTACGCGTTCGAGATGTACCGCCTGCACGGGGTGCCGCAAAAGGACATCGCCAAGGAACTCGGCGTCTCGCCGACCCTGGTCAATTTCATGATTCGTGATGCGCTGGTGCACTGCCGCAAGGTGTCGGGCAGTCGCGGGGATGCGGCTTCGATGGGTCGTCGTTAAGCCCGGTTCATCGCAGAAAAAAAGATCGCAGCCTGCGGCAGCTCCTACAGAGGAATACATTTCGTGTAGGAGCTGCCGAAGGCTGCGATCTTTGGCTTTTACGCCAGCTTGCACCGATCAAAAAACCGCTCACGCCCCAGAATCATCAACGCCGCACGCTTGTGCGGAAAGTCGAATTCCTTCTCGCAGTGGAAGCACTGGTTCTGCATGTGGCCGATCATCTTCGCGTTGTCGGCACGCGGTTCGGCGACCACGCGCTGGGTACGCGGATCATCCAGAAACAGATAGTGCACCAGCGCCGACAACCAGCTCGCGACCTTGTGCGGGCCACGGTGATTCTCTTCCCCCACCAGCATGTGAATGCCACGGTCGTAACTGTCGGCGTCGTAGAACGGCGCGATCCGATCTTCCTTGGCCCAGTAGGCTTCGAAATAGGCAAACGGTTGATCATCGAAACAGCCGATCAGCGTCAGGGTGTGCGGATCGGCGTCGAGCTTGCTGAGGTATTCGCGATGCTGCTCAAGACTGCCCTCCTCCTGCCAGAAACTGGCGACTCGCGGACTGTTCTGCCAGCGATTGAATCGCGCCAGATCCTGCTCGATCTCCAGCGTACGCAGGGAAATCCACGCCCCGAGACGCGCATCGAAGCGTCGATAGACTTCACCGCGCGGCTTGACCGGACGCAGCGGATGGCGCTTGCCCTGGCTGATCACCATTTGTTGCGGATAACTGCCGCTCAGCGATGTACCGAGCCATGGCTGCGGCAGTTGCCAGAACAAGGTGCGCTCGCAACGGTATTCGCCGGCCACGTCGGTGCCAGCCAGCAAGCCGCTGCGCAAGGCTTCGGTGGGCGGCTGATCCAGTTGCCAGAGCAATTGCTGACGCTCCGGCTCACGGGCGAACAACCAGTAGCAGGCAGCCCATAGCGCCAGGCCCGGCGGCAGGGCAAAACGCTCATCGAGCTGAATCGGTCCGGTGCCGTCACGATTCAGACGCAGGCGAATCAGCGGTTG harbors:
- a CDS encoding RNA polymerase factor sigma-70, with protein sequence MTEQVSTSRCDSPLLQAFVDNRLILVKIAARITGCRSRAEDVVQDAFFRLQSAPPITSSIKAQLSYLFQIVRNLAIDHYRKQALEQKYAGPEEEGLNVVIQGASPETSHINFSTLEHIADALTELPSRTRYAFEMYRLHGVPQKDIAKELGVSPTLVNFMIRDALVHCRKVSGSRGDAASMGRR
- a CDS encoding GNAT family N-acetyltransferase, which translates into the protein MSNLNDLTALALPSGSELVADATESRLSLSLDGQPLIRLRLNRDGTGPIQLDERFALPPGLALWAACYWLFAREPERQQLLWQLDQPPTEALRSGLLAGTDVAGEYRCERTLFWQLPQPWLGTSLSGSYPQQMVISQGKRHPLRPVKPRGEVYRRFDARLGAWISLRTLEIEQDLARFNRWQNSPRVASFWQEEGSLEQHREYLSKLDADPHTLTLIGCFDDQPFAYFEAYWAKEDRIAPFYDADSYDRGIHMLVGEENHRGPHKVASWLSALVHYLFLDDPRTQRVVAEPRADNAKMIGHMQNQCFHCEKEFDFPHKRAALMILGRERFFDRCKLA